The genomic interval TCGTCCGATGTGAGATGCCGGTTCACCGGCGTGAAGTAGACACCCGAATGGAGAGCGGCCCACAGGACCTCGAAGAACTGCGGACAGTTCTCGAGCACGACGGCGACATGGTCGCCTCGCTCGAGGCCCATGTCGCGGAAGAAGCGGGCGAGCTGACAGGACCGGGCCGCGAGGTCCGAGTACGAGGTCACGTTCCCGGTTGCGCCCATCACGATCGCCGGCCGGGTCGGTTCCACCCGCGCCCAGTGGTCAGGACGCACGGCTATCCCCGCGAAGTCGGCGCCGACAGCGGATGCAGCGCGCCACCACAGGCGTGCTTCCTACACTGGATCCGTGCGCCAACTGACGAGCGCATCGAGAGCCTCGATCCTGTTTCCGTCCACGACGAGCGGATTCACTTCGAGCGCCTCGAGCTTCTCGCCGACGAAGGATGCTGCGTCGGCGATGGCGAGGACCGCGTCGACCAGCGCCTCCCTTTCGACAGGCTCTCGCCCGCGTACGCCATCGAGGATCGCCGAGCCCTCGAGCTCGCCGAGCATCTCGTGCACGTCTGCACGGTCCACAGGGAGCCGCCGCAGTGACGTGTCGGCCCGGATCTCGGTCAGGATGCCGCCGAAGCCCACGGCGAGAACGAGGCCCCAGCC from Acidimicrobiales bacterium carries:
- a CDS encoding acetate--CoA ligase family protein; translation: MPDTALGLASEGDVRNACAAIVASLGNHPMDGFLVMPMREPATELIVGVANAPGWGLVLAVGFGGILTEIRADTSLRRLPVDRADVHEMLGELEGSAILDGVRGREPVEREALVDAVLAIADAASFVGEKLEALEVNPLVVDGNRIEALDALVSWRTDPV